One segment of Leptodactylus fuscus isolate aLepFus1 chromosome 7, aLepFus1.hap2, whole genome shotgun sequence DNA contains the following:
- the ADAMTSL4 gene encoding ADAMTS-like protein 4 has product MIFQQDNPGVSFQYFISAPAGSDTPSHVSHVPQQEYGPVRSMPSSDSLPQTNVRNHPVDERNWVPPQPARPPPPPPRPAGTLQRNIRVPPISAPPVHYWPEQPEFFWRRVGNTPCSVTCGKGFWYPIYQCVSRSSLDEVNEEECDASTKPIPLEEACNTQPCPAFWDVGNWSVCSRTCGSGIQHRQVLCRQMYANRTTMVHPQRCSQLVKPNVTQTCQLRICSHWEIQSNWSTCSVMCGLGQRTRYVRCVSNQGDVVGEVECSNRLRPRTNEVCDMGPCVRSWFHNEWSSTCSSECGPGIQRRSVFCLSSSPMDDSQDGCPGNKPSDMRVCNSGPCERTVKWYTGPWSECSADCDEGSQRRDVICISKTGSDFNVTDASECAHLEKPPGIQSCSTGRCGSRWFTTPWSTCSQSCEGGVQVREVRCLTADKTYSQQCDLDSKPDEKKACNPQPCSSVLDDNCRDRYHNCAVVVQARLCVYAYYKQACCSSCAHSLQRRTSESR; this is encoded by the exons ATGATATTTCAGCAGGACAATCCTGGCGTCTCTTTCCAGTATTTCATCTCCGCACCAGCCGGCTCTGATACCCCCAGTCACGTCTCCCACGTCCCTCAGCAGGAATACG GACCTGTGAGATCAATGCCATCCAGTGACTCTCTGCCGCAGACCAACGTGCGAAATCACCCTGTGGATGAACGCAACTGGGTCCCACCACAACCAGCAAGACCACCACCACCTCCACCTCGGCCGGCTGGCACTTTGCAGCGCAACATTCGAGTTCCTCCAATATCGGCACCACCGGTTCACTATTGGCCTGAGCAACCCGAGTTCTTCTGGAGACGTGTTGGAAACACCCCATGCTCCGTTACGTGTGGGAAAG GATTCTGGTACCCCATATACCAGTGTGTGTCCAGAAGTTCCTTGGATGAGGTCAATGAGGAGGAGTGTGATGCCTCGACAAAGCCGATCCCACTGGAAGAAGCCTGTAATACCCAGCCCTGCCCTGCATT CTGGGACGTTGGTAACTGGTCGGTCTGCAGTAGGACCTGTGGCAGTGGAATACAGCATCGGCAAGTCCTGTGCCGGCAAATGTATGCCAACCGGACCACTATGGTTCATCCACAGAGGTGCAGCCAATTGGTGAAACCGAATGTCACCCAGACGTGTCAACTTCGTATCTGTAGCCACTGGGAGATCCAAAGTAACTGGAGTACG TGTTCGGTCATGTGTGGCCTTGGCCAAAGGACCCGATATGTCCGATGTGTCAGTAACCAAGGGGATGTTGTCGGTGAAGTAGAATGCAGCAATCGCCTCCGACCTAGGACCAACGAGGTCTGCGATATGGGACCTTGTGTTCGAAGCTGGTTCCATAATGAGTGGAGCTCCACG TGTTCTTCAGAATGTGGACCTGGGATCCAGCGCCGTTCGGTCTTCTGTCTTTCTAGTTCTCCAATGGATGACTCTCAAGATGGCTGCCCGGGCAATAAACCTTCTGATATGCGAGTGTGCAACAGTGGGCCATGTGAACGGACAGTCAAGTGGTACACCGGACCTTGGTCTGAG tGCTCTGCAGATTGCGATGAAGGTTCACAGAGACGTGATGTGATCTGCATCAGCAAAACAGGCTCAGACTTTAACGTGACTGATGCATCCGAGTGCGCCCATCTTGAAAAGCCACCAGGCATACAATCGTGCAGTACTGGCCGCTGTGGGTCACGCTGGTTCACAACGCCTTGGAGCACT TGTTCACAATCCTGTGAAGGTGGCGTGCAAGTAAGAGAGGTCCGGTGCCTGACCGCCGACAAGACTTACAGTCAACAGTGTGACCTGGATTCCAAGCCGGATGAGAAGAAAGCCTGTAATCCGCAACCTTGTTCCTCTGTACTAG ATGACAACTGCCGTGATCGGTATCACAACTGCGCCGTGGTGGTACAAGCCCGACTCTGCGTCTACGCCTATTACAAACAAGCATGCTGTTCCTCCTGTGCCCACTCCCTGCAACGAAGGACGTCAGAGAGCAGATAG